From Carya illinoinensis cultivar Pawnee chromosome 5, C.illinoinensisPawnee_v1, whole genome shotgun sequence, one genomic window encodes:
- the LOC122311597 gene encoding NADH dehydrogenase [ubiquinone] iron-sulfur protein 8-A, mitochondrial, with the protein MMWHLLQTGLNDSNLLAFNTLFISRQLGVPPSSNSIRGRPADEAEAIRLGYFSAMAAILARKSLQALRARQLAVPGQALLGLHNYRMRFSSHPYSTRKEDEEREELAKEMSKDWSSVFERSINTLFLTEMVRGLMLTLKYFFDKKVTINYPFEKGPLSPRFRGEHALRRYPTGEERCIACKLCEAICPAQAITIEAEEREDGSRRTTRYDIDMTKCIYCGFCQEACPVDAIVEGPNFEFATETHEELLYDKEKLLENGDRWETEIAENLRSESLYR; encoded by the exons ATGATGTGGCATCTGCTACAAACTGGCCTCAACGATTCCAATCTCCTCGCTTTTAATACATTGTTCATTAGCCGTCAGTTGGGTGTTCCTCCCTCCTCCAATTCCATTCGCGGGCGACCTGCAGACGAAGCAGAAGCTATTCGACTTGGATATTTCTCCGCAATGGCCGCAATCTTAGCTCGCAAATCTCTTCAGGCTCTTCGCGCTCGACAGCTT GCTGTTCCTGGACAAGCATTGCTGGGTTTGCACAACTATAGGATGCGGTTCAGTTCTCACCCATACAGCACCAGAAAAG AGGATGAAGAAAGAGAGGAGCTTGCAAAGGAGATGTCAAAGGACTGGAGTTCTG TTTTTGAAAGAAGCATAAACACATTATTTCTCACTGAAATGGTTCGGGGTCTGATGCTGACACTCAAATACTTCTTTGATAAAAAAGTTACT ATCAATTATCCATTTGAGAAGGGCCCTTTGAGCCCTCGTTTTCGTGGTGAACATGCCCTTCGTCGATACCCAACTGGAGAGGAACGTTGCATTGCATGCAAACTCTGTGAGGCA ATATGTCCTGCACAAGCAATCACCATTGAAGCGGAGGAACGAGAAGATGGTAGCCGTAGGACTACTAGGTATGATATTGACATGACAAAGTGTATCTATTGTGGATTCTGCCAAGAGGCGTGCCCTGTAGATGCCATTGTTGAAGGACCCAACTTTGAGTTTGCAACGGAAACTCACGAG GAACTTCTGTATGACAAAGAGAAGCTGCTTGAGAATGGGGACCGTTGGGAAACTGAGATTGCGGAGAACCTTAGGTCTGAAAGCCTCTATCGCTGA